Part of the Chloroflexota bacterium genome is shown below.
GCCCATGCCGTACACAAGCCCCACCGAAGCGGCGGCGAGGGCCGTGTACACGTGGTGCCGGCCCAGAAGCGGGCAGCGAACGGCCACCCTTTGCCCGCGGGCCGCCAGCGTGAACGCGATCCCCTCCGGCGATGTAGCGATGCCCTCGGCCCGCACTTCAGCGTCGGCGCCAAGGCCGTAGAAGAGCACACGCCCCCGCGTGCGCTGGGCCATGGCGCGCACGCGCTCGTCGTCCCCGTTCAGGACGGCGTAGCCCCCCTCGGGCAGCGCCTCCACCAGGCGCCCTTTCTCGGCGGCAATCTGCTCCAGCGACCCCAGGTACTCAATGTGGGTCGGGTTGACCGTGGTAACGACGCCGACGCGCGGGCGCGTCAGGTCGGCCAGCAGGCGGATTTCGTCAAACCCGTCGCACGCCATCTCCAGCACGGCCACCTCGTGGGTCGGTTCCAGCCGTCCCAGCGCGATGGGCAGCCCGTAGCGCCCGTTATAGTTGGCGTAGTTGCGGAACACGCGAAACCGCCCGCCCAGGACGTGGGCGATGGCCTCCTTCGTCGTCGTCTTGCCCGAACTGCCCGTGATCCCCACGACCTCGGTGCCGAACTTGCGCAGGATGAAACGCGCCCAGTCGGTTAGGGCCTGCTGCGTGTTCTCCACGACCACGAGAGTTGCGCCGAAGGGGCTGAGGTCAAACTCGCGCTCGGCGACGACCCCGGCGGCCCCCCGCCGACAGGCGTCCAGCACGTAGTCATGCCCGTCGCCGGTCTCCGTCTTGACGGCCAGGAACAATTCCCCCGGATGGAGCAGGCGGCTGTCGTAACAGAAGTCGGCGAACTCGCGCTGGAACGTCGGGCCGTGGACACGCCCCCCCGTCGCCTGAAGCCAATCGTCCAGCTGAATCATGCGCGCCTCCGGGCTGCACCTACGCGGCTCATGCCCTGGCCACGATGTAGACGCCGATGAGGATGAGCGCGATCCCCACCCAGCGCATGGCGGGGATCGGCTCCTTGAGCAGGAGGTGAGCCAGCAGCGGCGTGAACACGTAGGTGGTCGCCACGAGTGGATAGGCGAAACTCAAGTCCAGCCGCGACAGAACCACAAGCCAGATGAGCGTGCCGATGATGTAGAGCGCGATGCCCGCCAGGATAATGGGCGTCGTGAAGATGCGCACCAGTAGCGGCAGCGGATGAGCCAGGGCCGCGGCGTCAATGCGGCCCACCTGGGTCATGCCGGTCTTCAGGCTCAACTGGCCGAACACGCCGATCAGCACGGAAACGAAGATAAGCGCAAGCGATTTCCACATGGGACGTTCACCCCTCACTGTAATACGTGCCTCCATATTCTATCGGCACGGCGGGGGAACGTCA
Proteins encoded:
- a CDS encoding EamA family transporter — its product is MWKSLALIFVSVLIGVFGQLSLKTGMTQVGRIDAAALAHPLPLLVRIFTTPIILAGIALYIIGTLIWLVVLSRLDLSFAYPLVATTYVFTPLLAHLLLKEPIPAMRWVGIALILIGVYIVARA